The Polyangium aurulentum genomic interval GCCAGGCCGCGATCCGCGGCTCTTCGCTCGAGCTCCATCCCCTCCGCGGCCCCGAGCGTCTCGCCCACGCACCCCTCCTCGACGAGCGCCTCCACCACGCCCACCATATCTGCGGCGAGCGGCGCGGTGGCCTCCGGCAGAATCGAGGGGCCCAGGGCTCGACCGGCGAAGCGCGAGGCGATCCCATAACCGAGCCGAGCGTGCTCGACCTCGTCGAGCGCCGCCCGGTGCGCCTCCGCAACGAGCTCGGCCGGCGCGCCGAGGGCCAGGAGCTGAAGGGAAAACCGCGCGAAGCTCGCGACGGACGCGTGCTCCATCGCGGCCGCGGCGGCGTGGTGCTCGGCGAGGGCCGCGCGCAGGTCGGGGGAGAGCGATTCGATGTCGATATCCGCGCTCGTGCGCCAGTCCTCGCGCGACGCGGTCCCCGCCGCGCGCGCCTCGCCCCCGACGACGAGCGGCCGGCCGATCACGCACGATCGATATCCGCACTCCCATTGCAGGCTCGCGGCGTCCCTCGTGCCCACCCCGCGCACCACGCACGCGCCGCCGCCGCGCGCGCCAGCCCTGCCGTGACACTCGGCATCGGTATGACACGCGTCCGCCTTCGTACGACAGGCCAGCGAGACCTGCTCGTGGCAGCCGTTGTTGAATACGGACAAACCGCAGCTGCTCTCGGGGCAATCCGCGTCGACCTTGCAAGCGGCCTTGGCGCAGACCGAGTGCGGGGCGCTGAGGGTGCCGGTCCCACGACACACGCAAACCTCGTCGGCGCCGCAATCCTCGTCCTTCTCGCACGCGTAGGTGCAGGAGCAATACGTGCCGACCTGCCCGATCCCGCTCGTGCAACGGCCGTTCGGACCACTCTTGCAATCCGCGTCCGCGCGGCAACTGAGGTGGTTCTCCGTGCCGGCGCACGTGGTCTTCTGGATCGCCGTGTCGCACGTCGTGCGGCTCCCGCGGTGCACGGAGCCGTCTTTCTCGGTGATCCACCCGATTCCCTTGGACACAGGCCGCCCTCGGTCCGCATCGGGCTCGGGATCGGGCGGCGGCTCGGGCTCGGCAGAGGCCGTCGCCGTGGGTGTGGCGATGGCGACGACCGCAGGTTCGCCGCTGCCCGTGGACGCCGTGGAGGAAGACGAGCAGCCGGCAGCGCCGAGCGCGAAGAGGATGGATGCGCGGAGGGAGCGGTGAGGATCCACGGCGCGGAGGATACCATGACGAGCGTCGCCTCCGTCCACAATTGCGGTCGGCGCCGCACCTCGCGAGAGCGCTATGGCGCGGGCACGCCGCACCGCGCCAGACCGCCTTGCGGCGCCGTTCACATGGATGCTAGAGGACGGTCGGGCCATGACGCACGAGATTGAACCTTTGCTCCGCGCGGCGGGTCTGCTCGACGGAATCGATCCCGCCGCGGCCGAGGCGCTGCTCGCCGGCATCGTCGTCCAGCGATACGAATCGGGCGCGCAGATCATCCGCGAGGGTGAGATCGGCGACGCGGCGTTCGTCCT includes:
- a CDS encoding ferritin-like domain-containing protein; translation: MDPHRSLRASILFALGAAGCSSSSTASTGSGEPAVVAIATPTATASAEPEPPPDPEPDADRGRPVSKGIGWITEKDGSVHRGSRTTCDTAIQKTTCAGTENHLSCRADADCKSGPNGRCTSGIGQVGTYCSCTYACEKDEDCGADEVCVCRGTGTLSAPHSVCAKAACKVDADCPESSCGLSVFNNGCHEQVSLACRTKADACHTDAECHGRAGARGGGACVVRGVGTRDAASLQWECGYRSCVIGRPLVVGGEARAAGTASREDWRTSADIDIESLSPDLRAALAEHHAAAAAMEHASVASFARFSLQLLALGAPAELVAEAHRAALDEVEHARLGYGIASRFAGRALGPSILPEATAPLAADMVGVVEALVEEGCVGETLGAAEGMELERRAADRGLAEALARIAEDEERHAQLAWRSLKWLLEVGGEEARCAARRAFARAVSQYGRDPEDGPVVREDLGVLSARTLGRLRREVLAEVVEPCRAALGLAS